A region of the Nocardia nova SH22a genome:
CGGTCGCCGAGGGTGCCCGCGGTGAGCATCAGACTCGCGAACACCAGTGTGTAGGCGTTGACCACCCACTGCAGCGACACCACTCCGGCATGGACGTCGGACTGGATGTCGCCCAGTGCCACACTGACGATCGTGGTGTCGAGGAAGGTGACGAACAGGACCGCCGTCACCACCGCGAGCGCGATATAAGGCCGCTTCCCGCCGAGCGGCTGCGCGGATGTCGTTGCCGCCGCGGCACTTCCGGAGTCGCGACGCGGCGACCGGCGCAATCGGTACCGGTTCGACGATGTCACGGCGACCTCAGCTGGTCGGTGCGGGCGCGGCGGTGGGCGGCGCGGCCGGAGCCGGGGTGGCGCCGGGCGCGTTCGTGGCCGCAGCGGCACACACCGGCGGCGCCGCACCCTCGAGGGTGAGCAGCGCGCAGAAGGTGGAGGCCGTCACCTTCCAGGTGTTGTCGACGTCCACCGCCGACCCCTGCTGCCCGGACAGCGCCGGTTTGCCGTTGAACAGCACGTCGAAGGTGACATCCGCGTGATCGGAATCGATCATGGCCACATTGGTGACCTTCGCCGAGGCGGATTTGGCCATCGGCGAATCGGCCTGTGCCTTGATCGCGTCGGCGAAGGCGGGACCGTTCTCCAGCAGGGCGATCTTCTGATCCGCCGCAGTGGCGCCGTCGAAGAACTTCTCGAAGTTCACCGTGACCGCCTGGGTCACGGTGGGCGGGCCGGAGCTCGACGGGGAGGCGGACGTCTTGTCGGAGTCGTCGCTGCCGCAGGCGGCACCGGCGGCCAACAGCGCGGTAACCGCGCATGCCGCAAGCATTTTCGCCGCGATCCTGCGATTGAACATAATCGGCCTCCCTAGGGTGACGGTCGGCTCCGTGATCAACTCGATCGAAGACTACTCGCCGGATCCGGGCGACGGACGCTTATCGGACACGAATGTGATATCGGCGAGTTCGGCCAGCACAGCGGGCAACTCGCCCGCGACCGTGGCCGCGTCGAGCAGCGCCGGATCGACCGACAACCCGATGCCGAGTTCCCCGTTCCAGCTCAGCACCCCGGCCACCAGCGGCACCCCGGGCGCCGCTGGCAGAATCGGAAAGACCTGGGTGATGGGCATATTCGCGAAGGTCATCGCGATCTCCGGACCGGCCATATTGGAGACGATGGCGTGGAAGAACCGGCCGCCGTACACCGATCGCGCGAACGCGCCCACCGCCGGTTCCGGGAACAGCCGCAGCACCTTGGCCATCACGAAATGCGAGGCGAGCGCGCGGGTTCCCGAGTGCAGGCGGTCGCTGCGGGCGCGGATGTCGGCGAGCCGGTCGGCGGGGCTCATCGGGGTCAGCGGGATGTCGATCATCACCGCCGCGGTCGAATTGCCCTCGGCGCCGGAGGTGGGATCGCGCACCATGAGCGGCACCGCGATCCGGATCCGGTCGTGCAGCCGTTCGGCCAGGTCGGGACGCTGCCGCTGCAGGACGGTCACGGTGACGCTCAACAGCACGTCGGTCACCCGGGCCCGATGTGAACGGGCCACCGCCCGAACGGTTTCCAGATCCAGCGAACAGACGGTGAACACCCGCCGCACACACTCGTCGGGCAGGGTTCCGCTCGGCTGCGCGTCGGCGGCCAGTTGTGCCAGCCCGGCTACCGTCCCCGCGACCGTGGTACCCCAGCCGGGCGCCTTGCGATCGGCCACATTCAGATCGATGACCGGGCGCAGCAGCCGCAGCGCCTGCACGACCGTGCCGATCCCGTCGGCGACCACGTGATGCAGCAGCAGCACCACGCCGATGGCGCCCGCCTCCGTGTCCCGAACCAGCACCAACCGCCACAGCGGCCGGTCCTTCGGCAGCGTCTCGGATGCCAGATCGGTGACCACCCCGCTGATTCCGTCCACCCGCCGCGCGACCGCCCGCGCATCCATCCCGGGCGCACCCCGTGATTCCGCCGCCTCCGATGCGGCGCCGCCGGGACCGACCGCGATCCCGGCCGGGACGACGCCGAAAGCCGATGAGCGGTCCCCGGATTCACCGCTGTCACCGGCGGCGCCCGGCCGGTCGGGTCCTCCGATGTCGACGGTGCGTTCGGTGACGTGCCAGTCCCAGTCGACGGGGCTGTCCACCCAGCGCGCCCGCCGCCACCGGCCCGGCTGCTCCAGCCGCTGCCCGAAGCGCGGCAGATGTGCCAGTTCGCCCTGCACCAGCGCGCGCACCTCGGCGAGGGTGGGCCCGCCGTCGTCGCGCGGCCGGAACACCACCATGCCGCCGACCTGCTGCGGAATTCCCGACTTCTCGATATGCAGGAAGAAGGCGTCGGCGGGCGGTACCACCGGCGGCCGCGCATACCAGTGATCGATCAGCCGCACACTCACCGCCACGAACGCCACGGCGATGACCGCGTCCAGCACGAAATGATTGGCGGTCGCGACGATGACATAGCTGGTGAGACCGACGTGCAGCGCGCTGATCAGCTGCACCACCCAGCCACCGGCGACCCGGGCCAGCACCACGCTCACCCACAGCGCCCAGCCCACATGCAGGGAGGGCACCGCCGCGAGCTGATTGGCGCCCGACACCATCGACGACCCCCACGATCCCCAGGTGTGCCCGGCCACGACGGTGTCGGTGAAACCGAGATCGGCCAGCAGCCGGGGCGGGGTCACGGGGAACAGCGCGAAACACGCGATGGCCAGCACATTCAACAGCAGGAACGAATCGCGGGCGCGGGCGTATTCGGCGCGGCGGCGGAAATAGAGCCAGAACAGCAGGGCGAAAGCGCTGATGATGTAGGTGAAGGCGTATTCGTAATTGGCCAGCGTGGCCAGCAGTTCACGCGATTCCAGCCAGCGGTTGAGCGGACGCTCGAAATCGATGTTCAGCCATCGTTCGAGGTCGAAGAGGCGATGGGCATTGCGATCGGCCAGTTCGCGGCGCGCCGGGGTGTGCAGGGCATCGACGGCCAGATACAACCCGAATACGGCCAGACCCACCAGACAGTCACGCCACAGCACCGGACGCGACGGATTGCCCACACAACCGTCATAACACATGCGTCGCAACCTTTTACGGCATCAGGCTGGGTGATTCATCGGTTATCTGCTCGTTACCGGCGTAGAACGCGCGGGCCAGCGGTGAATGCGCGAGTCCGCCGATACCGGCGGCGATCAGGGCGCCGGCCACCGCGACCGCCGCCAGCGACCCCGGATCGTGCGGTACGGCCACCCGGAAGGCCAGCACACCCACCACATAGCTGACGATGGGATTGGTGACGCTCATCGCCGCGATCGCCCAGGGCAGCGGCCCCGCCGCGAAGGCGGTCTGTTCCAGGACCAGCCCGCTCAGCGTGGACACCGCGAGCAGATAACCCGGCCAGTCCGCGGCCGTGGCCGGGATACCGCGATCGATCAGATCCGTGGTGGTGAGCTTCATGAACACCGCGCTCATCGCGAAGCAGACCCCGGCGGCGACGGCCACCAGATTCGCCGCCACCCAGATCGGGCAGCGAATGCTCACCAGGGCCAGCACGGCGACCAGCCCGGCCGCGGAGAACGTCGCGAGCAGGACCCGGCCCCGGTCGGGATCACCCGACAGCGGCGCCACGCCCCCGATCCCGAACAGCACACCCAGTCCGGCGCAGACCAGCAGTGCGAAGCCGATATCGCGACCGCGCGGGCGGCGTCTGCGGCCGCGGGCCTCGAGCGGTACCGCGAACAGCAGCTGGGTCGACATCAGCGGCTGCACCGCGGCCACCGAGCCGATGTGCAGGGCCGCCGCCTGGGTCACGAAACCGGCCAGATTCGTCAGCCATCCGCGCAACCAGGCGCCACTGCGCAGCAGGCGGCGCATCAACATGGTCATGCCGAAGACCCGGGCCGCCCGGGGTTGTTCGGCGACCACGGTACGTGCGGCGCGCTGCTGCAGATATCCGGCCGCGGCGAACAAGAATGCGGCCAGCACTCCCAACGCGATGACCAGGACCATGCGGACCCCCACTCAGGTGATCTATTCGCACTGTACGCCGGAATCGGTATCGAACCTGATCATGAACGACGACGCGGACCGGCCCGCGCTCGGGGTGCCGGGCGCGAGCTCAGAGGGCGTGTTCGTCGAGCCAGCCCCGCGCGACGTCCGGCGCGGACTCGTGCCCGTCCCGGACGCGGCGGATCAGCGCGGCGAATTCGGCGGTGGTGAGCTCGCCCGCCACATAGTTCAACTTCTTGATCCGATCCTGATCCAGGGCGCCCTGGCGCATCAGCGGGATCACGTTCTGCGCGCGGAAGGCGTAGTCCGGATCGGCCACGACCGCCAGATCACCGGCGCCACCCGGTAACAGCTCCGCCGCGGAGGTGAACACACCCGCATCGACGCGCCCGTCCAGCAGCGCCTGCCGCAATTCCGAATCGCTGCCGAAGACGGTGTGCCGCGTGATGTCGCAGCCGTAGGTCTCGTGCAGCGGCGTGAGCACGTCCCGCTGCGGGTCCGGCGGGGTGCGCAGGGGATCCAGCTCGTGACCGGTGGCGATACCGAGCGATATCTCGCCGCAGTGCGACGCGAGCGCCTTCGCGTCCGCGGGCAGGTGGGTGGTCGGAGCGAGCGCCAGTTGCGCCCGCAGATCCGTCGCATCGGCGATATCGGACACCACCAAGCCCTCCGGCAACGACCGGCTGAGCTGAGAGGCGACCGAGGTCGTGCCGGAGTCGGCCCGGACCTCTCCCGACGTATCGGAGGCGGCGGGCGCCGGAGCCGAAGTACCAGGCGTCGATGGCGCCTCCCCCGACGTATCGGGAACCGAAGGCGCCGCGACCGAGGTGCCTGGGAGCGAAGGCGCCACTACCGGTGCTCCTGGCGCGGAAGGCGCCGGAGCCGACGTCCCGGGAGCGGACGGAACCGCAGACGTGGTGCGGTGGTCGGCGATATCCGCTGCCACCGCGTCGTCCGGTGCGGTGGCGGAGGCGGTGGAATCGAAGGTCCGCAGCAGATCACCGCTGGTGTCGCCGACGACGGTGATCGTGCCCGCGTCCAGTGCGGCCAGATAGTCCGCGCGCTGGCCGAGCCGGTCGCGCACGACCGTGTGCGCGCCCGTACGGGCCAGGGCCTGAGCGTAGATCTCGGCGATCAGCCGCGACTGCGCGGAGTCACCGGCGCCGACGGTGATCGTGGTGTCCTCGGTGCCGTTCGAACATCCCACCGCCACCGCGGCGACGGTCGCGGCGAGCAGTAGGCGGGCCGCCGCTCGCACCGATCCGGCCGTTCCCATCCGGCGACACCCACTTCCGATACTCGGCGGCAACCACATTCGTGTGCCGGGACCCACAGCCGTTCCCCGGCACACGAATCGTAGGGGGTCGCGCGCGAGACCGAGGATCACGTCCGGTCGGCAGGCCCCGCACCGCCGCCGGGTCGGCCTCCCGGCGGCCATCTGTCCGGCGTCAGCCGGGCATACCGTACTTCTGGTCGTACGGATTGCCCTCCCGTGGGCGCAGGCGCTCGTTCCTGCGGCGCAGCGACGCGACCTCGCGCGCCACCCGCCCCGCCCGCTCACCGATTTCCGGTGCGTCCTCCCCTGCACCACGACGTCGCGACATCCGCTCGATGAAACGTCGAATTCCCAAGTGCACCAATCCTTTTCCGTAATTCCTACACTGGATATTCTACCGTCGGGCACCGACAAGTTCCGCTGCTCGAGGGCCCGTGACGACCCCTTCGGACACCCCTCGAGAAACACACCGGAACCTCACAGCCGGGCGGCGAATAATGTCCGGCGTGCAGCGCGGACGCATACTTCTGATCGAGGACGCCGAGACCATTCGCACGGCCGTGGCGGCCGCGGTGGGAACGGCCGGACACGAGGTACTCGCGCGCGAGCACGGAGAGCACCTCGAATCCGATCTGGGCCGATTCCGCCCCGATGTGGTGGTCCTGGACGTGATGCTGCCGGGCCGCGACGGTTTCGGACTGCTCGACGTCGTGCGCGCCCGCTGTGACGCCGGGGTACTGATGCTCACCGCCCGCGACAGCGTCGAGGACCGGGTGCGCGGCCTGCGTTCGGGATCCGACGACTATGTGGTGAAACCGTTCGACCTCGCCGAACTGGTGGCCCGGATCGAGGCGCTGCTGCGGCGCATGGGCCGATTGCACAGCCGCGTCACGATCGGCGATCTGGTGGTGGAGACCGACTCCGGCGTGGTGTCGCGTGGAGCCGAGCCGATCGGCCTGACCGCCACCGAGTTCAAACTGCTCACCTATCTGGCGGCGCACCGGGACCGGGTCGTCACCAAGACCCAGATCCTCACCGCCGTATGGGGTTACGAGGATTACGATCCGAATCTGGTCGAGGTACACGTGAGCGCACTGCGGCGCAAACTCGAGGAGCACGGGCCCCGCTTGCTGCACACCGTGCGCGGTATGGGCTACACACTGCGGACGAGCCCCCGGTGAACGCCCCGGATACCGGGCCGCGCCCCCTGCCCACAGTCTCGCTGCGACGCCGCGTAACCCTCACCGCCGCAACGGTTTCCGGTATCGCGCTGATCATCGTCGCACTGGCCGTGCACGCCCTGTTCGGAATCGCGGTGGGGCGCAGCGCGAATACGGTACTCACCGATCGGGTGCAGCTGGCCCGGCAACTGGCGCTGCAGGACACCCCGCCCGACGAACTGATCATGCGGATCGACAACCGTTCGGTGCGGGCCCGGCTCGAACTCGCCGACGGCACCACCTACGGCAGTCTGTCGCCCCGGCGCGCGGCCGAGGGCGGCGCCACCCGCAAGGTGACGCTGACCGGCCCCGGCGCGGTGAACGACGCCCGGCTGACCGTGCAGGTCGACACCCCGCTGCTCACGATCCTGCGCGCCCGCCTGGGCCGGGTCCTGATCGCCGTGACCCTCGCCGCGATCGTCATCATCACCGCCGCCCTGTGGTTCGGTCTGCGCCGCGCGCTGCGCCCGCTGGACTCGATGACCCGGCTGGCCCGCGAGATCGCCCGCGGCGGTCGCGGCCGTCGCCTGTCTCCCACCCGCACCGACACCGAATTGGGCCGCACCGCAGGCGCTTTCGACGAGATGCTGGACGCGCTGGAGGGCGCCGAAGCCCGGGCCCGGGCCTCCGAACAGCGGATGCGGGATTTCGTCGGCGACGCGGCCCATGAACTGCGCACACCGATCGCGGGCATCCGGGCGATGGCCGAGGCCGTCCTGCACCAGCCCGCCGATACCGGCACCGAGGAACGCGAGCACATGTATCTGCTGCTGGCGCGGGAGGCCCGGCGCGCGGGCCGGTTGGTCGACGATCTGCTCGACATGGCCCGCATCGATGCCGGGCTGACACTGCATCGCGAGGACGTCGATCTGTACGACCTCGCCCGCGCCGAGGTCGACCGGATGCGCGTCCTGCGTCCGGATGTCGACTTCCACCTGACCGGCCGGTCCACGCCCGCGGTGGTCGATCCGGAGCGGATCGCGCAGGTCCTGGCGAATCTGATGTCCAATGCCTGCCACGCGATGCCGGACGGCGGCACGGTCGGTCTCGACATCGGCGCCGGTGCGACGCCCGATCTCGTCGCGATCCGGGTCACCGACACCGGCCCCGGCGTGCCCGAGTCCGAGCGAATACGCATCTTCGACCGGCTGGTTCGCCTGGACACCGGCCGGGACCACCGCCGCGACGGCGCCGGTATGGGCCTGGCCATCGCGCGCGGCATCGCTCGTGCCCACGGCGGTGACCTGCGCTGCGTGGCGCCGGACACCACGGGCGCGGTCTTCGTTCTCGTATTGCCGCTGCGGGAGCCCGCCTGAGGATCGGCTGAAGATCGTGCGCGTCCACTCGGCGTCTTCAGGCTCCTTTCAGATTCGGCGCGCAGATTCGGTGACGACAACGAACCCGTCACGAATGGAGTCACCGGTATGAAGCGCACCGTCGCCGCCCTGCTCGCAGGCACCGCCGCGGCCGCGGCCCTGGCCGTCGCCGTCCCCGGCGTGGCCTCGGCCGACACCCCGCAGTGCAATCCGCAGGCACGGGCCCAGGTGCGGGCCCAGACCGCCCCGCAGGTCGCCGCCTTCCTGACGAGCCATCCGGATCTGGCCGGTGAACTCGCCAAGGTCAAGACCATGCCGAAGGATCAGCGCAAGGCCGAATGGCAGTCCTACCGTCAGGGCCACCAGCAGGAGATGAAGGATTTCCGCGCGGTGCGCCAGCCGATGATCGACTATCGCCACGCCTGCCACCCGCGCTGACGCCCACTGCACGACAAAGGGCGCCCCGTCCACACGGACGGGGCGCCCTTTGTTCGACTACACGAAAACCGCTGTCAGGCAACGCCTTCCGCACGCGCGGCGGCGGCGACGGCCTCGGCCACCGCGGGCGCCACCCGCGGGTCCAGCGGACTCGGGATGATCTTGTCGGCGGCGAGTTCGTCGGCGACCACACCGAAGATGGCGTTGGCGGCCGCGACCTTCATTCCCTCGGTGATCCGGCGCGCACCGGCGTCCAGCGCACCCTTGAACACGCCGGGGAAGGCCAGCACGTTGTTGATCTGGTTCGGGAAGTCGCTGCGCCCGGTGGCCACGATCGCGGCGTAGCGGTGCGCCACCTCGGGGTGGATCTCCGGGTCCGGGTTCGACATCGCGAACACGATCGACTCCGGCGCCATCGACGCGATCAGTTCCTCGGCGATGGTCCCGGCCGACAGGCCCAGGAAGACGTCGGCGCCGGACAGCGCCTCGGCCGCACCGCCGGTGATGTCGCGCGGGTTGGTGCGCTGGGCCAGTTCGGCCTTGACCTCGTTCAGATCGCCGCGATCCCGGCTGACGATGCCCTTCGAGTCGAGCACCACCACATCGGCGACCCCGGCGGCGAGCAGGATGTTGGTGCACGCCACACCGGCGGCGCCCGCACCGGACACCACGACCTTCAGATCCGCGATGTCGCGGCCCTGCACCTTGGCCGCGCCGTTGAGGGCGGCCAGCACCACGATCGCGGTGCCGTGCTGGTCGTCGTGCATGACCGGGCAGTCCAGCGCCTCGACGACGCGCTTCTCGATCTCGAAGCAGCGCGGGGCGGAGATGTCCTCGAGGTTCACCGCACCGAAGCTCGGGCGCAGGCGGACCAGGGTCTCCACGATCTCGTCGACATCCTTGGTGTCGAGCACGATCGGAATCGAGTCCAGTCCCGCGAACTTCTTGAACAGCGCGGCCTTGCCCTCCATCACCGGCAGCGACGCGCGCGGGCCGATATCGCCGAGGCCGAGCACCGCGGTGCCGTCGCTCACCACGACCACCAGCCGGTCGGTCCAGGTGTAGCGCTTGGCCAGCGCCTCGTCCTTGTGGATCGCGCGACTCACCTGCGCGACGCCGGGGGTGTAGGCGATCGACAGATCACGCTGCGTCTCCAGCGGGGCGGACAATTCCACCGAAAGTTTGCCACCGAGATGGCCGGCGAAAATTTCCTCGTGAGTGATAGCGGACAGGTCGGTCGTATCGGTTTCACGGCTCGCTGTAGGGGCATTCGGTGCGTCAGTCACAGATGACACGATTTCACTCCTGCTCGGTCCGGGCTGAACCGGCTCACGGTTACCGCCGGGTATGCGTATTGAAGGTATTCATAATTCGAACGACGTGTGCCGACCAGGCGTTCGGCGCCGCGCAATACCCTTCGGTAATTGCATCGCGCGGCGAGCCGCTTGCGGTACGACGTCGAGCAATGGCTCCCGTGGATACAGGCCGTACACGTTCGCATCGTTGCGTGGGTACGGCTGCCAACGGGTCGGTGGTCAACAGGCTCTGCCGTGCACAATCCGTCGAGCGAGAACCGGACGGGTGGTCCGGGTAAGGCTGCGGGGTGATCCGCGGATCGGAGCCGTGCGTCACGAACCGAAGGTCACCAACCGTCCCGGACCGGGCGGTGGCGTCGGCCGGGGATCCGCAACATTCTGCCGTACGGATCGCCGGTTGCCAAATCCTTGCCGAATCTCCGCCGAATCCTCGTCGGATCCGGCCGCTGCGGGCCCGCGCGGGACCAGATGTGCGATTCCATCTCCCGAGGGTAGGAGGCGGGAATTACCTGCGCGTAAGGGGAAACTCGCCCCGATCGGCCCGGACCGGTGAACAGTCCCACCGCGGGCCCGCCGTCGCCGTGAGGCTGCCCGTCCCGCTCAGGCCGGGCGCACCCACACCTCGCTCACACCGCCGGTGAACAGTCGGCGGCACCAGTCCTGCGCCGCGCCCGGATGGTCGGTCCGCCGATGCACCCCGCGCGTCTCGGTCCGGGCCAGGGCACTGTATTTCGTCCAGCGCGCCACCGCCAGCAGCGCCGCAGCCTGGCGCGCCCGCACCCGATCGGCGCCGCTGCCACCGAGGTCGTAGGCGGTGACCGGCCAGATCGCGTCGAGTTCGGCGATGCTGTCGCGCAGGCTGCCCGCACTGCGCCAGTAGCTGCGCCGCATCGGCAGGGTGTGCTCCTGGACCAGCCCGATCACCGCCCGCGGATCGATACCGGATCGCGGGTTCAGCCCGGCTCCCGGAATCGAGTGCGCGGGTCCGATCCGGCCGCGGCGGCGCGCGAACCGGACGGCACTCGTACCCGCCCACACCCCCGAGGCGATCGCCCAGCCGCCCTGCCCGTCGAATCCGCCGACCGCACCGGTGATCGACTCCCGGGTGGCGATGTCACCGGCCGCATACAGTCCGGGAACCGTTGTCGCACAGTCGAATCCGGTCAACCGGAGCCCACCCGAACCGCGCACGGTGCCGTGCAGCACCGGATGCACCCGGACCCGGCCCGGCGTGTTCGCGGCCCGGTCCGCGATATCGGGCACCGTCGTGGTCCCGTCCGGCACCGGACCCGGCGGCCGGTCGGCGTAGATCCGGCGCCCCGCGGCCAGCGCGGCCAGCGCCGCGGCGCGAGCGGCGAAATAGTCACCCTCGATCGGCGCACCGGACTCGTCGAAGAGAGCGCCGCCGCGCAGATCGCGCCGATCCGATTCCGTGGTGAGACCGTAGGCGCCGGAGAACTCCATCCCGGACAGCTCACCACCGGCCTCGGCCGCCATGAGCAGCCCCTCCCCGGTGGCGACCTCGGTTCCGGCGCCACCCGACAGGAAGGCGCAACCGCCCGTCGCGAGAATCACCCCGCCCGCGCGGACGGTCCAGCCGCGGAACCCCTCGCGCGACCGCACCCCGCCCGCACCGCACACCACACCGTCGTCGTCGACCGTGAGATACAGCGCCTGATGGTGATCGAGCACCTCGACACCGGCACGGATCAGGTCACGGCGCAGCGACGCCAGATAACGCCGTCCGTCGAGCCGCACCGCCGACGCCGGGCCGCCCGCCACCGCGCTCTGCCGATATCCCCACCGCAGCAGCGGATCGATCCGGTGCCGGGTCTCCTCCAGCGTCCGATCCAGCCACTCCGGATCGCCCAGGCCGCCACCGCGCGAGAAGCTGCGCCGCACCGCCTCCTCACGGTCCGGCCCGGCGGGTAGATCCCACAGTGCCACAACGCCTTTGGACGATGGACCACTGTGCCCGCAGCGCGCCTTGTCCACCAGGATCACGTGCGCTCCGGTGGCCGCCGCCTCGAGTGCCGCCCACGCACCCGCGGGTCCGCCGCCGATCACCAGGACATCGGCGACCGTCTCATCTGCCGCGGTCGGGCGCGCGACGCCACTCACCGGGCGCGCCCCGCGAATTGTGGACCGGCTCACAAAGAAAAATATTCGGCCACAATTCATCGGGCCGCAACTGTTGGAACAGTCTCAATTCCACCATTGCGTAACCAACAGGTAACCTGCCGCCACAAAAACGACCAGCGATCCGAAAAGCGCCGGAATTCCACGTCGGCGGTCGGAAAAAATCTGGGCGGCGAGCGCCAATGTTGCCAATCCGATATGCCAGCCGACACTGCTCGCACCCGGCCCCGGAAATCCGCGATCCACCCCGATGATCGCCGCGCCCGCGACCACCACCGCCAGCACCACCAATCCGGCGGCGACGGTTCCGCTGAACGCCCGCACCACATTCATCGCGCGATCACCGCGACTCCGCTCGCCCGCTCCAGCAGCTGCTCGAATTGCGCCGGGTCCGTGGTGTATTCGCCCAGGCGCACGGATTTGTCGGCTCCGTGGTAGTCGGAGGAACCGGTGGTGATCAGATCCAGTTCACGCGCCAGCTCCCGCAGCACGATCCGATCGTCGTCGCGATGATCGGGATGGTCGATCTCCAGCCCGGCCAGGCCGTGCCCGGCCAGCTCGCGAATATCGTCGAGGGCGAGCAATCGGCCCCGGGAGCGGGCCCGGGCATGGGCGATCACCGTCACCCCGCCCGCGGCGGCGACCATTTCGACCGCCTGCCGCAGCGGAGTGTCGGCCTTCTCCGCGTAGTAGCGGCCGCGCGGCGCCAGCAGATCGGTGAAGGCCGCGCCGACCGTCGGCACCACCCCCGCATCGACCAGGGCCCGCGCCAGATGCGGGCGACCGGCCGCCGGACCCGCCGCGGCGACCACCGCGTCCGGATCGATCGGCAGCCCGTCGGCGGCCATCCGCTCGGCCATGGCGCGCACCCGGGCCACCCGTTCCCCGCGTAACCGCTCACGCTCGGCGGCGAAGGCCGGATCGGCGGGATCGAACAGGTAGGCCAGCAGATGAACGGGCACCGGCCAGCCGTCCTCGCCCATACCCACACACGACATCTCCATCCCGCGTACCAGGCGCAGGCCGTCCGGTAACGCGGCCACCGCCTCGGCCCAGCCCGCGGTGGTGTCGTGATCGGTCAGCGCCAGCACGTCCAGTCCGGCGGCAGCGGCGGCGCGTACCAGCTCGCCGGGGGTCTCGGTACCGTCCGACGCGGTCGAATGGGTGTGGAGGTCGATGCGCACGCGTCCATCTTGCCCGGACGGCCCCCGCGGGCCGCCGAGCACTCCTCCTGCGGATCCGCGCGCCCAGCGGCTAGCATCCCCGACCGTGCCATCGTTACCCCCGTTTCCGTCGTTCCGAGGCTCCGGAAGACCGCGGCGCGGCCCGCACCTTCCCCACATTCCGGTGCCCACCGCCCGCGCCATCGTGGACTGCGGCGTCTACATCGACGGACGGCGCCAGTCCGGGCACATCGCTCCGGCCGCCGCGCTGGCGCAGGTGCGCAAGCGCGGCAACGGCTTCGTCTGGGTCGGCATGCACGCCCCCGACGACAACCAGATGTCGGAGGTGGCACAGATCTTCGGCCTGCACGAACTGGCCGTCGAGGACGCCGTGCACGCCCATCAGCGCCCCAAACTCGAACGCTACGACGACACCCTGTTCCTGGTGCTGCGCACGGTGAAATACCTGGAGCACGAACAGAATTCGGTCAGCGAGATCGTGCAGACCGGCGAGATCATGATCTTCATGGGGCCCGACTTCGTGGTGACCGTCCGGCACGGCGAGCACACCGCCCTCGCGGTGGTCCGCGACGAGATGGAACATCATCCGGACCGGCTGGCCCTGGGCCCGGGCGCGGTGCTGCACGCCGTCGCCGATCATGTGGTCGATTCGTATCTGCTGGTGACC
Encoded here:
- a CDS encoding bifunctional phosphatase PAP2/O-acyltransferase family protein, yielding MCYDGCVGNPSRPVLWRDCLVGLAVFGLYLAVDALHTPARRELADRNAHRLFDLERWLNIDFERPLNRWLESRELLATLANYEYAFTYIISAFALLFWLYFRRRAEYARARDSFLLLNVLAIACFALFPVTPPRLLADLGFTDTVVAGHTWGSWGSSMVSGANQLAAVPSLHVGWALWVSVVLARVAGGWVVQLISALHVGLTSYVIVATANHFVLDAVIAVAFVAVSVRLIDHWYARPPVVPPADAFFLHIEKSGIPQQVGGMVVFRPRDDGGPTLAEVRALVQGELAHLPRFGQRLEQPGRWRRARWVDSPVDWDWHVTERTVDIGGPDRPGAAGDSGESGDRSSAFGVVPAGIAVGPGGAASEAAESRGAPGMDARAVARRVDGISGVVTDLASETLPKDRPLWRLVLVRDTEAGAIGVVLLLHHVVADGIGTVVQALRLLRPVIDLNVADRKAPGWGTTVAGTVAGLAQLAADAQPSGTLPDECVRRVFTVCSLDLETVRAVARSHRARVTDVLLSVTVTVLQRQRPDLAERLHDRIRIAVPLMVRDPTSGAEGNSTAAVMIDIPLTPMSPADRLADIRARSDRLHSGTRALASHFVMAKVLRLFPEPAVGAFARSVYGGRFFHAIVSNMAGPEIAMTFANMPITQVFPILPAAPGVPLVAGVLSWNGELGIGLSVDPALLDAATVAGELPAVLAELADITFVSDKRPSPGSGE
- a CDS encoding DMT family transporter — encoded protein: MVLVIALGVLAAFLFAAAGYLQQRAARTVVAEQPRAARVFGMTMLMRRLLRSGAWLRGWLTNLAGFVTQAAALHIGSVAAVQPLMSTQLLFAVPLEARGRRRRPRGRDIGFALLVCAGLGVLFGIGGVAPLSGDPDRGRVLLATFSAAGLVAVLALVSIRCPIWVAANLVAVAAGVCFAMSAVFMKLTTTDLIDRGIPATAADWPGYLLAVSTLSGLVLEQTAFAAGPLPWAIAAMSVTNPIVSYVVGVLAFRVAVPHDPGSLAAVAVAGALIAAGIGGLAHSPLARAFYAGNEQITDESPSLMP
- a CDS encoding glycine betaine ABC transporter substrate-binding protein — translated: MGTAGSVRAAARLLLAATVAAVAVGCSNGTEDTTITVGAGDSAQSRLIAEIYAQALARTGAHTVVRDRLGQRADYLAALDAGTITVVGDTSGDLLRTFDSTASATAPDDAVAADIADHRTTSAVPSAPGTSAPAPSAPGAPVVAPSLPGTSVAAPSVPDTSGEAPSTPGTSAPAPAASDTSGEVRADSGTTSVASQLSRSLPEGLVVSDIADATDLRAQLALAPTTHLPADAKALASHCGEISLGIATGHELDPLRTPPDPQRDVLTPLHETYGCDITRHTVFGSDSELRQALLDGRVDAGVFTSAAELLPGGAGDLAVVADPDYAFRAQNVIPLMRQGALDQDRIKKLNYVAGELTTAEFAALIRRVRDGHESAPDVARGWLDEHAL
- a CDS encoding response regulator transcription factor; the protein is MSGVQRGRILLIEDAETIRTAVAAAVGTAGHEVLAREHGEHLESDLGRFRPDVVVLDVMLPGRDGFGLLDVVRARCDAGVLMLTARDSVEDRVRGLRSGSDDYVVKPFDLAELVARIEALLRRMGRLHSRVTIGDLVVETDSGVVSRGAEPIGLTATEFKLLTYLAAHRDRVVTKTQILTAVWGYEDYDPNLVEVHVSALRRKLEEHGPRLLHTVRGMGYTLRTSPR
- a CDS encoding HAMP domain-containing sensor histidine kinase, which gives rise to MNAPDTGPRPLPTVSLRRRVTLTAATVSGIALIIVALAVHALFGIAVGRSANTVLTDRVQLARQLALQDTPPDELIMRIDNRSVRARLELADGTTYGSLSPRRAAEGGATRKVTLTGPGAVNDARLTVQVDTPLLTILRARLGRVLIAVTLAAIVIITAALWFGLRRALRPLDSMTRLAREIARGGRGRRLSPTRTDTELGRTAGAFDEMLDALEGAEARARASEQRMRDFVGDAAHELRTPIAGIRAMAEAVLHQPADTGTEEREHMYLLLAREARRAGRLVDDLLDMARIDAGLTLHREDVDLYDLARAEVDRMRVLRPDVDFHLTGRSTPAVVDPERIAQVLANLMSNACHAMPDGGTVGLDIGAGATPDLVAIRVTDTGPGVPESERIRIFDRLVRLDTGRDHRRDGAGMGLAIARGIARAHGGDLRCVAPDTTGAVFVLVLPLREPA
- a CDS encoding heme-binding protein, with amino-acid sequence MKRTVAALLAGTAAAAALAVAVPGVASADTPQCNPQARAQVRAQTAPQVAAFLTSHPDLAGELAKVKTMPKDQRKAEWQSYRQGHQQEMKDFRAVRQPMIDYRHACHPR